From the Gallaecimonas mangrovi genome, one window contains:
- a CDS encoding DUF3718 domain-containing protein, producing MFKAVKVGAVAIVMASAFHTTPARADAAQLVASICNYVASNDKNRLRSKLSDSGIRLRNIYDGIKCNGLSLLRFSMKSGSDATGEFIAKQLAGSTLSAPEYDGKTVLAWAQANGFGSSGTAATIKERI from the coding sequence GTGTTTAAAGCTGTAAAAGTGGGAGCGGTTGCTATTGTCATGGCCTCTGCATTCCATACTACCCCCGCCAGGGCTGATGCGGCGCAGTTGGTTGCCAGTATTTGTAACTATGTGGCTTCCAATGATAAAAACCGCCTTCGTTCTAAGCTATCTGATTCGGGTATCCGTTTACGCAATATTTACGATGGCATCAAGTGCAATGGCCTTAGCCTGCTGCGCTTTTCCATGAAGTCTGGTTCTGATGCTACCGGTGAATTTATTGCTAAACAGTTGGCAGGCTCAACCCTGAGCGCCCCTGAATATGATGGCAAAACTGTTCTGGCATGGGCCCAAGCGAATGGCTTTGGCAGCAGCGGGACCGCTGCCACCATCAAAGAACGTATCTAA
- the folA gene encoding type 3 dihydrofolate reductase — translation MILSLVAAMAKNRVIGRDNDMPWHLPADLKHFKAVTLGKPVIMGRKTFESIGRPLPGRRNLVISRQSDFKPDGVEVFASLDDALVAVADAEEAMVIGGGQIYQQALPKADRLYFTFIDATIDGDTQFPDWDKEEKWKLIKESHSLADQLNAYDLTFLTFERV, via the coding sequence ATGATCTTGTCGTTAGTTGCCGCTATGGCCAAAAATCGGGTAATAGGGCGTGATAACGACATGCCTTGGCATTTGCCTGCCGACCTAAAACATTTTAAAGCCGTTACCTTGGGTAAGCCGGTGATCATGGGCCGCAAAACCTTCGAAAGTATCGGCCGGCCGTTGCCGGGGCGCCGTAATTTGGTGATTAGTCGTCAAAGCGATTTTAAGCCTGACGGCGTCGAAGTGTTCGCCAGCCTTGATGATGCTCTGGTCGCGGTGGCCGACGCAGAAGAGGCGATGGTCATTGGTGGCGGGCAAATCTATCAGCAGGCATTGCCGAAAGCTGACCGTCTTTATTTCACCTTTATCGATGCCACCATTGACGGTGACACCCAGTTCCCGGACTGGGATAAGGAAGAAAAATGGAAGTTGATAAAGGAAAGCCACAGTTTGGCCGATCAATTAAATGCGTACGATCTAACATTTTTGACTTTTGAACGTGTCTAA